Part of the Quercus robur chromosome 5, dhQueRobu3.1, whole genome shotgun sequence genome, catttatttgccttcaggatagcttcaccatgttgttcatgtgtttccaatcctaggcttggtttatccatatgtttgaactaaattgcttgctgtttaagtgtttgaagttcacttgtttgattgatatctctctctgttaactacatggtactgactggttatgcacatattttgttatatgttgttgtggccttttctgattgttcacagatggctccttcaccccagaagaagaaatctactgctaaaagagctgacaaaagacttaagatggatcctagattgtttaggtcagttcatcattttgagagatacaaggataacttcttgaatgcaggaatcattcaagagagatttgtggatttggaagatttaaggcaaacttttattcccagttgttttgaaggaagaggatgggacaaacttttgagtgatttccctttggtgtgtgaacccctgattagagaattttattcaaatgctgtgataaaggagaatgagttaaattgctgggttagagggaaagaattcattttggatgcacatgtcatagatgatgtactagggcttgagggtttggatgatgaggagtttatcaatttcaaggataggagtgtctctattgaaacagttcaacagaggataggtgggcagagagaagggaagtgtttgaataccactgcctttccagtggacatgagggttctaaccataatcatgatgtttaacctttatcctattaagaagttgaccacaatcaattgtgctagagcaatttttctgatggatctcaaagagaagaacttcatagatataagttcccacatctttgacatcattgtggatgagacaagaacaacatctagaccaaaactgatctttcccagtctcctaatgaggatatttcgaaggaagggtgttcaaattcctcaagacatcagtcacatgtccacaccctctgcaatcaacaaacttacctgcaaaaggatcagtgttaggcttccaggagaagaagatgaaggtgatgaaggagaggaagtcccaatggagactgatgcagaggcagcagggcatgcatccacctcaacaccaaggaggagtggcaagaggtccagagcttcaacttctgcagatgcacctccagatgctttccagatcattctggaaaggcttgatgggatcagggcagtccagactgagcattctgacaggatgagagccatgcaagaccagattgatgtcttggctgctacacttgacagcttcacaactcagcatgaccagtgaccctttggccattccatgtcaaaaagggggagaaagttcattgataattgaagcagaaaagcagctcttgagggggagtaatttgttgagggggagtaattagtgtttttatggtttttatggttttaatacactgggttttggtgtataactgtttctaactcttttcatatactcttggataaacttttatatatgtttgatgatgttattcaggtatttgttagtttgtacccatatgcttttgtaagctttgagggtttatgttttatgcatagtttgtaggccttgtggtatgtaccatgcttaagtgcagcctttatgctatgtgaaatcagtattttaaatctaaatgttctgcattgtggtttatgtactgtcactcttgtgcccttgtaggattgttcctagatgcatatgccttgtgtgctatgcattggttgagtgttgtacatacaagtgtcttgccttgtgcttgttaacttgtatgtccttgtgttcattccaagtgtgaatgaacactgtgatcactaccttgtggtgttcacttggttgatcaagccatggtttgttcattaactccatcttatacTTGATcttatattgcctgtttcatatgcatttataattttcttcttacaatgatcatggtgtattgttgtgtttcaggagtttatgttcatatgattcaagtgcttcacagcttctagaattaggtgtgagtgagttttgatcaactgttcccaactcacatgttaagtctagagtctgttttagggttttgtcacggaatagccaaagggggagattgtaaggttgaatttattcaaccatctaattggctttattccgtgccaaatttgcttgtaattcagcatttagtaaccctgtatttaggtgggattgttgtaagggtagtgagtgagatagtgtgaagattgctcaagagtgtgcaagaaaacagagtgtcgcggctgggactcgcgactggactcgcggcttcaacccgccagaagatgcacacgtgccaagcatgctggaagatgaacagtcatgctagctggagcactacaggacaaaacaggacaactggccatacggttaactcgcgactggaactagcgacttagtcaagccgcgaggtcaagccgcgagccacccctgttttggaaaaacctgacgtttcgcattccactcctcttcagtataaatacccttttaacccacgattgaaagagagcttccagagagaattttgagagagaaaccctaaagaaaaaccagattgtttcacccacaatctctaccttagagtctcatcaaatttcctcactctcttcctctccattgtcaaatccttgagaggcctttataccaaacctggttctcaccattatcatccctgtgagacagtcgtttggagttctgggaagcagttaggaaggagccaatcttcattggttgatgctacggtgaagtagcggaatccggaaagctagaaaagaaaaaggttcgacgcaacctcgttggagcaagaagcttggagggcttaggtgcactgggtagattaggcttggagggtctattgctgtccttgtatcccaactgtattttctagtggattgattaccgcttggagggcggcggagaggtttttcgccgaggtcttcggtttcctcttcgataacatatctggtgttatcgctgtgtttgcatcttcctttctctctatctctgcctttacattatctgctgtggtttattttgatgtggcttagatagttgtttaatcaattccatgttatagcatatgttaagtttccgcacactagttgtttaacatattgcatgtgttgattaaattggtttttgggggtctaaacgttcaaaagtgtttttgtacacgtttttgaactttcatttgcaaaattattttgcaaactAACATCTCAAGGTTCTGAAACCCAAGTCCAGTAAAAGAACTCAAGTCTCTAAACATCGAGTGTGCTTCTTGGtctgcttctttcttctttctctgtATGCTCTATGAAACTCGGGTCTAAGAGACTCAAGTTTCTTCACTAAACACGAGCCTCTAAGGCCAAGATGATGGTTtgctaaaatgtttcaaaaacatACCAACTAAAAAAACAGTTGCTAAAATCATGTTCAATGGCAAATTTCCACCAAAAATGTTTGTGGTTAAATTAAACATAAAGTATGCTTGATTTATATCTATTTGACTTTTGGTGTTTTTATGACGATATTTTGCCCTTTTTAAGCATTATGTGGTGAAGGAGAGGCTTGGGTTTTTATTGGGAGTTACAACTACTCGTGATGGAATAGAAATTTATTAAGATATTTACACATTGCTTGTACATGCAAGGCTCACTTAAAGCCGAAAATTTACAAACTAGCAAGCACCGAAGTTATAGCAATTGCACCAGAAAGGAATAGGCAAGCAATACAGAAAGACTATTGTGCTAGAGAAACAAAATTCTGACACAGCTTGTTTGAGGTGGCGTTCAGCTTTAATGAATTTCTAGTAAGCTGTTGCTCTTGAGGTGCCCCACCAGCACTAAATTTGTGTGCCTTATGGTTAGCAATGAAATCTTTGTACCAAGTCGCTGATAGTTTTCTAGTTCTCTTGAGAGTGGCATAATCAACATAATGAAGCCCAAACCTAATGGTATATCCATATAGCCACTCAAAGTTGTCAAGCAAGGACCATGCAAAATACCCTCTCACATCTGCTCCTTTCCTGATAATATTACCAAGTTAAACACAAATCAGCTAGCCTTCAAACATCTCATTAGAAATGTTAAAGATATCGGGTTGACTAGACTCAAATCTATTGTTCAATTCTACTTGGAGTTCAAGCAAAGAAATCCTAGTTAAATTGCAAATAGTGTAACGCTAGTTTAATGTATGGTTTGTCTAGGTTTAGCATACTATTAATACTTATCAAGTTACTATAAGTTCATTGTAATACACAGTTCATATAACAAAGATGTAACCATTAAGTGCTTTACCCTACGGATGTAGGTCTTTAAGGCCAAACTACattaattttctactttctctttctttatcttATCTCTGtatgataatatttatttttcttattttatattttcccaAACACTTTATCACGGTATTAGCGCCATGTTTTATCTTTTCTAACGTGATATAAAAACAATGTCTCATCTTTTCTAATATGTTTTATCTTTCTCTTGTGGATGTAGGTCTCTAAGGCCACACCACATGAATTCCTtgcattctctctctttttcttattgTCTTTTTATCCTTTATATTTTCCCATACACTTTATCATGGTATGGACAccgtattttatattttctgaCATAGGAAAATCTCTCATTTTGTCAGAAAATACCACAGAGGAAAATATACAAAATGGTTGCAGGTTGTCACTTCTAACAGCTTAAGCTATATAGTGCAGAGGCTAAAATAGTACATAAAGTGATAAACCCATCTAAACAGTATAAGATTCCTTAACAGTGAGTACTTCCTagttgtttttcaaaacaagatAGAATACAAAGCATAAACATATGTAAAACGTTTAGTGCCAATGATGGCTTCATCTTCTAGTACCTCATTGCTGTTGCTAGAGCATCTAAGTAGCTGTTCATGTACTCCACTCTCTTGACATCATGAATTGAATTTTCCATGGTGGAATGGGGATTCTCCTTATCACAAAACCCTATTAGGTACACCAGAATTATATAAGAACTTGTTAAACACATAGAGCCAATATTTATTTGAGACTATAAAAGCTTAATTTGCACTCACCATTTTCTGTTATAAACAATGGAATGTCGTTATATCTCTCTTTTGTATATGTCACCATCTTCTCCATTCCTTGAGGATAGACAAATATCCAGCCACATGCCGTCTGCATCAATATGGAGACTTAGTAATTTAGCAAAATGCAAAGATGTGGTGATTTCGACAAGTGAGATTATATATTCATACCGGCTCGCCAATGAAGATATTGTTCTTTTTAACTGTTTGTAAAGCAAAACCTTCTGTTCTCGAAGCTCCTGGTCCTGGTTCACACGGAGAAAATATACAGTCTTTTATATAGTAGCTGGTGTAGTGATTGATGCCAATGAAGTCTAATTTATTCTTCAGCATCTCcaaatcatgttttgaaaacatagGCAAATCAGATTGAAGaatttcttgcatctctattgGATATTTCCCACGTATAATTGGGTCTAAGAACCTGCAATGAACTTCTAGATTAAGTCAGAGCAGTGTCTCTATTATGAATGCAAAGTTCTAAAGAAATCACTATGTCAACAAGTTTTTAAATTGTGGGTCAGTTAATGATGTTTTTTTCACCAGTTCATGTAGAAAGATTGAGCCCTCTCAGCTGCTAACTTATCTTCCCAGGAATCACTAATAGGTTCATACCACACAGCATTCATAACAATTCCAATGCTACCTCCTTGTTTTTTCTGGATGTTGAGTAAGAAACAttttagtaaagaaaaaaactgCTTTATTGTTTCATTCATTATATCTCCTAAAGAGTGTTGCATCAAGGACTTGTTTACCTGGTAGTTGGTTCTATAAATACCGACAGCAGCAGCGTGGGATAGGATCATGTTATGAGCCACAACAAAAGGCTCTTTCTCTGAATCCCCACTGCTACAATTCCCAAATGGCCAGGAGCAGCGACATGGTGGGTAATCGCCTGTCCTGTAACCGCGAATCGCTACTACATTGGGCTCATTTAAAGTGGACCAGTACTTGACCCGGTCCCCAAAGAATCTAAAACATACATCTGCATAATATTTGAAATCCTCCCTGAACAAATGATTTTATTCCATATAAGAGGTAGCCAATCTCATATAAATTAAGGCCCAGATAGCCTATAAGTAATTTCAGGACTGCAGTAAGAGAGTGCTGCCACTTACTGCGCTTTGGAACTCAGCCAAGCTCCATATTTGCCTTCAAGCTCCTGAGGAATGTCATAATGAGTCAATGTCACGAAGGGTTGGATCCCTGAAACCAGAATATGAAAATTAATATGGAAAtcaggaaatatatatattttttctttgtaattgaaaattttgtttaccTATGTCACAATGTGGTATGTATTCACAAGTGACCACATTTGTGAAAATTGCAAGAGTAGATTATAAAGCAAAAATGACTTGGATGAACATACAAATTGTGGAAGTTGAAGTGACCTTTATGCAGAAGAGCGTTTATGAAGTTGTTATAATGATCAATGCCAGCTCTATTCACTTTTCCAAATCTTCCCTCTGGTTTGAAGAAAGGGTAGGTGTGAGAGATAAAAAGTGAGACCCAACATATGAGATTTTAAATTAGAGGTAGTGTGAAGGAGATAATGATCAAACTCAAAAGTTCCTGCCATGATACCatattaaattaccgattgtcctaaaagcttaaattatcaaaacttttaagacaattaatagtttaatagaAAGACCACCCTTAATCAAGTTAGAAGGTctttccctttaaaaaattgaagaacTTACTGGGTAGAATTCTTGCCCATGATATGGAGAAACGATAGCTGTTGACTCCCATTAGATCCATCAGATCTAGATCCTCCTATTTTCTCATAGCATAGCAATGCATATtgatcagttttgtttttaaaattttcatagttTGAACTATTTAGTTACTTatgaataatattaaaaaatgggAAAAGTCGACGGATATTCTAAGGacattagtttaaaaaataattttagaaattttttttaggaaaagaaaaaagcaattgACTTTTTAACGCCTttatatattttccataaaagtggtattaaaactttcttaaaattgtcCATTACCAAATGCTTTAAAGATACCCGTTAACAGAACCCTTAAACTAAAAGCCTAGAAGATCATTTTACAAGCCCTATTACAACACTATGGGACATCCCTTC contains:
- the LOC126727138 gene encoding beta-glucosidase 46-like isoform X5; this translates as MEMVIHFVATCDTISLKGSIESSQFPSNFLFGTASSSYQFEGAFLSYGKGLNNWDVFTHMPGKIMDGSNGDIAVDQYHRYPEDLDLMDLMGVNSYRFSISWARILPKGRFGKVNRAGIDHYNNFINALLHKGIQPFVTLTHYDIPQELEGKYGAWLSSKAQEDFKYYADVCFRFFGDRVKYWSTLNEPNVVAIRGYRTGDYPPCRCSWPFGNCSSGDSEKEPFVVAHNMILSHAAAVGIYRTNYQKKQGGSIGIVMNAVWYEPISDSWEDKLAAERAQSFYMNWFLDPIIRGKYPIEMQEILQSDLPMFSKHDLEMLKNKLDFIGINHYTSYYIKDCIFSPCEPGPGASRTEGFALQTVKKNNIFIGEPTACGWIFVYPQGMEKMVTYTKERYNDIPLFITENGFCDKENPHSTMENSIHDVKRVEYMNSYLDALATAMRKGADVRGYFAWSLLDNFEWLYGYTIRFGLHYVDYATLKRTRKLSATWYKDFIANHKAHKFSAGGAPQEQQLTRNSLKLNATSNKLCQNFVSLAQ
- the LOC126727138 gene encoding beta-glucosidase 46-like isoform X2 — protein: MELSLVLYAFFVFHMFFPILVATCDTISLKGSIESSQFPSNFLFGTASSSYQFEGAFLSYGKGLNNWDVFTHMPGKIMDGSNGDIAVDQYHRYPEDLDLMDLMGVNSYRFSISWARILPKGRFGKVNRAGIDHYNNFINALLHKGIQPFVTLTHYDIPQELEGKYGAWLSSKAQEDFKYYADVCFRFFGDRVKYWSTLNEPNVVAIRGYRTGDYPPCRCSWPFGNCSSGDSEKEPFVVAHNMILSHAAAVGIYRTNYQKKQGGSIGIVMNAVWYEPISDSWEDKLAAERAQSFYMNWFLDPIIRGKYPIEMQEILQSDLPMFSKHDLEMLKNKLDFIGINHYTSYYIKDCIFSPCEPGPGASRTEGFALQTVKKNNIFIGEPTACGWIFVYPQGMEKMVTYTKERYNDIPLFITENGFCDKENPHSTMENSIHDVKRVEYMNSYLDALATAMRKGADVRGYFAWSLLDNFEWLYGYTIRFGLHYVDYATLKRTRKLSATWYKDFIANHKAHKFSAGGAPQEQQLTRNSLKLNATSNKLCQNFVSLAQ
- the LOC126727138 gene encoding beta-glucosidase 47-like isoform X8, which produces MPGKIMDGSNGDIAVDQYHRYPEDLDLMDLMGVNSYRFSISWARILPKGRFGKVNRAGIDHYNNFINALLHKGIQPFVTLTHYDIPQELEGKYGAWLSSKAQEDFKYYADVCFRFFGDRVKYWSTLNEPNVVAIRGYRTGDYPPCRCSWPFGNCSSGDSEKEPFVVAHNMILSHAAAVGIYRTNYQKKQGGSIGIVMNAVWYEPISDSWEDKLAAERAQSFYMNWFLDPIIRGKYPIEMQEILQSDLPMFSKHDLEMLKNKLDFIGINHYTSYYIKDCIFSPCEPGPGASRTEGFALQTVKKNNIFIGEPTACGWIFVYPQGMEKMVTYTKERYNDIPLFITENGFCDKENPHSTMENSIHDVKRVEYMNSYLDALATAMRKGADVRGYFAWSLLDNFEWLYGYTIRFGLHYVDYATLKRTRKLSATWYKDFIANHKAHKFSAGGAPQEQQLTRNSLKLNATSNKLCQNFVSLAQ
- the LOC126727138 gene encoding beta-glucosidase 46-like isoform X1, which translates into the protein MELSLVLHAFFVFHMCCPILVATCDTISLKGSTESSQFPSNFLFGTASSSYQFEGAFLSYGKGLNNWDVFTHMPGKIMDGSNGDIAVDQYHRYPEDLYLMDLMGVNSYRFSISWARILPEGRFGKVNRAGIDHYNNFINALLHKGIQPFVTLTHYDIPQELEGKYGAWLSSKAQEDFKYYADVCFRFFGDRVKYWSTLNEPNVVAIRGYRTGDYPPCRCSWPFGNCSSGDSEKEPFVVAHNMILSHAAAVGIYRTNYQKKQGGSIGIVMNAVWYEPISDSWEDKLAAERAQSFYMNWFLDPIIRGKYPIEMQEILQSDLPMFSKHDLEMLKNKLDFIGINHYTSYYIKDCIFSPCEPGPGASRTEGFALQTVKKNNIFIGEPTACGWIFVYPQGMEKMVTYTKERYNDIPLFITENGFCDKENPHSTMENSIHDVKRVEYMNSYLDALATAMRKGADVRGYFAWSLLDNFEWLYGYTIRFGLHYVDYATLKRTRKLSATWYKDFIANHKAHKFSAGGAPQEQQLTRNSLKLNATSNKLCQNFVSLAQ
- the LOC126727138 gene encoding beta-glucosidase 46-like isoform X4; this translates as MTFSLYECAKVATCDTISLKGSIESSQFPSNFLFGTASSSYQFEGAFLSYGKGLNNWDVFTHMPGKIMDGSNGDIAVDQYHRYPEDLDLMDLMGVNSYRFSISWARILPKGRFGKVNRAGIDHYNNFINALLHKGIQPFVTLTHYDIPQELEGKYGAWLSSKAQEDFKYYADVCFRFFGDRVKYWSTLNEPNVVAIRGYRTGDYPPCRCSWPFGNCSSGDSEKEPFVVAHNMILSHAAAVGIYRTNYQKKQGGSIGIVMNAVWYEPISDSWEDKLAAERAQSFYMNWFLDPIIRGKYPIEMQEILQSDLPMFSKHDLEMLKNKLDFIGINHYTSYYIKDCIFSPCEPGPGASRTEGFALQTVKKNNIFIGEPTACGWIFVYPQGMEKMVTYTKERYNDIPLFITENGFCDKENPHSTMENSIHDVKRVEYMNSYLDALATAMRKGADVRGYFAWSLLDNFEWLYGYTIRFGLHYVDYATLKRTRKLSATWYKDFIANHKAHKFSAGGAPQEQQLTRNSLKLNATSNKLCQNFVSLAQ
- the LOC126727138 gene encoding beta-glucosidase 46-like isoform X3, translating into MEISLVLHAFFVFHMCFPILVATCDTISLKGSIESSQFPSNFLFGTASSSYQFEGAFLSYGKGLNNWDVFTHMPGKIMDGSNGDIAVDQYHRYPEDLDLMDLMGVNSYRFSISWARILPKGRFGKVNRAGIDHYNNFINALLHKGIQPFVTLTHYDIPQELEGKYGAWLSSKAQEDFKYYADVCFRFFGDRVKYWSTLNEPNVVAIRGYRTGDYPPCRCSWPFGNCSSGDSEKEPFVVAHNMILSHAAAVGIYRTNYQKKQGGSIGIVMNAVWYEPISDSWEDKLAAERAQSFYMNWFLDPIIRGKYPIEMQEILQSDLPMFSKHDLEMLKNKLDFIGINHYTSYYIKDCIFSPCEPGPGASRTEGFALQTVKKNNIFIGEPTACGWIFVYPQGMEKMVTYTKERYNDIPLFITENGFCDKENPHSTMENSIHDVKRVEYMNSYLDALATAMRKGADVRGYFAWSLLDNFEWLYGYTIRFGLHYVDYATLKRTRKLSATWYKDFIANHKAHKFSAGGAPQEQQLTRNSLKLNATSNKLCQNFVSLAQ